GCGCCCTCGGCGATGCCGCCCGGGTTCGTCACGATGGCGGCAAGTCCGACGCCGATGGCGATGATGACGATCAACGGACCGATGGCGCCGATAACGTCGACTATCTTGCCGAGGCCGAAGACGACTGTGCCTACGGAGAGGACCATCATCAGGATGGCGCCCAGCACCGGTGAGATATGGTAATACTGGTTGACGGTCGCGCCGGCGCCGCCGAGCATGACGATATACGACATGAATATGAAGGCGATCGAGAAGTAGTCATAGAAGCCTCCGATATATTTGCCGCAGTAGTGGCGATAGATGTCGTTGGTATTTTTAAAATGCTCGTTGAAGCCCGAAACGATGAAGTCTCCGCCGACATAGACGAAGCATACCAGCACGAAGAGCCCGACCAGAAACCCTTCATAGCCGTAGGCGGCGAAGTACTGGAAGACTTCCTGCCCGGTCGCGAAACCGGCGCCTATGAGGAACGCGATAAACGCCCCTGCGAACTTCACCACATTAAGCCAGCTAACTTTGTTCCCACTCATAAGACAGCACGACCTTTCTTGGATGGATGTGAAATTTCTAACATCTGCACCATATCATAATTTTAGTCGATAGTAAAAAGGTAAATGAGTATCTGGAAAATTTTTATTCCTTATAACAATTATGACTCCCATTTCACAACTGAAAATTTATGCTTAAATATAAATGAAAAATTTAGGTTTTTCTCCCTTGCCGGGCAAGCGTCAGCGGTCATTTTTAAGGTGTGAAATATGCTTCATTATGATATTCATTGTTTTGCCATGGGGTCTTTGCTATACTTAACGAAATGCCGCCCGCGTAAAATAGCGGCAAATAGTTTGCGTGACGGGTGTTTTTCTCTGTTGTCAATGTGCTGGCCATACTATGAAAAAGGAGCCTATAGCGATGGACGGACAAAAAACTATCTCTCCGCTGGCATTGCTCGAACGTTTTTGCGTGAATGATTTTTGCAGAAGGGATGCCGAGGGATCGCTGGCCTGTCTCAGTAAGGATGTATACTGGTGCGGGACATCCTCTAACGAAGATATTCACAATATATGCGAGGCCCGGGCATATCTGGAAAGAGAGATAGCCTCCCGTCCCGCGCCGTATGAAATGGCCTTCAGCGGAGAGGACGAAGAGACTACTCCCGAGGGGGCGGGATGCGCCAGCGCGAAGCTGACGCTGACCGGAGAGGGGCGCTCCGCGGCCGGCCGCGTTTCGATCGCCTGTATCCCCGAAGATGGAACGGCGCGGATACGTTGTCTTCATATGTCGATGATCGACTCTTTTGAAAAGGAAGCCGCGGCCCCATCTTGGGGATATGCCGGCGAAGATGGGCCGAAGCCGCTTTATGACTTTGTGAACAGCTCGCTGCACGGAGGAATGCTTGGCGGTTATCTTGACGAGCCGGATATGCCGTTCTATTTTATAAACGAACAGTTGTTAAATTATTTGGGGTACGAGCGCAGGGAAGAGTTTCTGGCGGCAACCGGCGGCAAGATCGCCAACCGCGTGCATCCGGATGAACGGGCGGCGGTGATGGGTTCGCTCTTCGCGCAAATGGAATCTTCCGATGAATATTTGCTGGCCCCTTATCGTATGCTGAAAAAGGACGGCGGTTTTATCTGGGTCACCGAAAACGGCAAGAGGATCACAGCCGGAGACGGGCGTCCGGCGGCGGTCTGCCTCTGTATCGACGTATCGGCGGTGGTCGAGGCGCAGGAGCGCCTCCGGCATGGCAAGAAAGAGATGGAGAATATCCTGAACTCCATCCCGGGGGGAGTCGCCATCTACAAAGTTTCAGACCGTTTCGACACGGTTTATTTTTCCGACGGCGTCCCGTCGCTTTCGGGCCATACGGTGGAAGAGTATCATGAGCTGATAAAGCGGGACGCGGCGGAAATGGTCTACGCCGCAGATACGGAGCGCGTCGTATCCGCCATCCGCGAAGGGCTGGCGAAGGATACGCCGATAGATATAACTTTCAGGAAAAGGCATACGAACGGGGCCCTGATCTGGGTGCACCTGCAGGGTAAAAAGATCGGGGAGTCAGACGGCTTTCCGCTGATGCACGCGGTTTTTCACAATATATCCAGGGAGACCGAGCTTTACCGCGACATCCTTAACGAGAACAACACGATCATCCAGGTCAGCGACCTTGAGACGAGGGAGGTGCTCTACGCCAACAGGGCCGCGGCCGAGTTTTCCGGCAACCCGGAGGGGGATTTTTCCGGCAGGCTCTGCTACGAGTTCATGATGCACCGGGATTCTCCCTGCTCTTTCTGTCACGTCCCGCAGCTGACGAAGGATAATTTTCTTGAGGCGGAACAGTACCTCGCGTCTAAAGACCGCTGGTATTCCGTGAAGGGAAAACTCATAGAGTGGAACGGGCGCAGCGCCGCCGTTGAATATGTCTCGGACATCACAGATTCCAAGCGGCTGCACCAGCGGCTTGAGACGGAGAAGTCTTCGCTGGAGAACATCATAAATTCCATCCCTTCGGGGATCTGCGTATACAGGCTTAACGGCGGCGTCGTCGAACTGGCAGCCGCCAATTCGACGATCGGCGACATGCTCGGGGTTACGCGGGAGGGGCTGAAAGATAATATTTCCGCGGACATCTTCCGTAATATTCACCCTGACGACGCGGCTCTGCTGAAGGAGAAGATGGCGGAGGCGCGCGGCGGGGCGCGCCGCATGGAATGCGCGTACCGGCTGCGCAGCAATGCGACGGGGGAGTACCGGTGGGTGTATCATTCCGCTAACTTTATTCCCGAACCGGACGGCAGCCAGACGGCCTATGTATGTTACACGGATATTTCCGCGCAGAAGGCGGCGGAGGATAAGCTCAAGCGGCAGGCGGAATATCTGCAGAGGCTCTATGACACGATGCCCTGCGGCATTTCTCAGTATTCCGTGAACGACCTTGGCGGTGCCAAACCGTACCATTATGTAAACCGCCGCGGGCGCGAGATATACGGCGTCAGCGAGGCGAATGAAGACAGGCTGGCCTACGCCCGCGTTCATCCCGACGACAGGGACGAATATACAAAGATGCTCAAAAATGTTATCGCGAACGGAGAAGCCAGTTCCTACGAGCTGCGTTTCATCCGCCGTGACGGAGGGATCTTCTGGATCAGCGGCATCATAGAACGGATAACGGATATTGCCGGCAACGATATATACCAGAGCGTCTACAACGATATCACCGAGCTCAAGGAGGCCCAACTGCGCGCGGAGGAGGAGTATCAGCTCCTCTCACGCCGTTATGACGAGGAACTTAACAACCTTAAAGACGTCTCCGGCGACCATGTCTCGATAATGCGCATAAACATTACTAAAGACGTCGTTGAGGATCTCGTCGACATCCATGACGGGAGTATCCCATTCCATTGCGGCATGTCCGCCGCCGAGATCGTGGAGAATATGGGCCCCTTCTTCGTCAGCGAGGAATCCAAGGCGGCGTTTTTGGATAAGATCGATTACGGCAACCTCATCAGGGAATTTGAACTCGGCAACAACCGTCTTACATTTGAACAGCCATTTATCGATCGCGAGGGCAATCTTCTCTGGATGGAGCTGCAGATCACTGTGAGGAAACACCCTGACAGCGGGGATCTCATCGCCTTCTTCTGCGAGAGGGATATCACGACCCGAAAGCAGCTCGCCGATACCTTTAAAATGGTCGTTGCGCAGGATTACGACGCCGTCATCCGCCTCGACGGAAAGCATAACCGGTATGAGCTCTTTGTCTCCGAGCCTTCGGAGGGAGAGCCTCCGGCCTGCGTAGCGAATGATTACCGGCGTGACATTGCCCTGTATGCCGAACGGTTCATCGTTCCCGAGGACCGCGAACGGGCGCTGCGCGAGATGGAATATGCTGATATCGTGCCGCGGCTGGAGAGACAGGATGTCTATCAGGTGCTCTTCGATACGCGGGACGCGTCGGGCGCGAGGTGCAGGAAATCGATAAAATATTCCTATATTGACAGGCAGAATCAGATCTTGCTGATGACGCGGCAGGATATAACCGACGCCGTGGCCGCCGAGAAGAGGGCTAAGGATGAGATCGCGGCGGCGCTTAAGCGCGCGGAGCTGGCGAGCCTTGCCAAAGGAGAGTTTCTCGCCCGCATGAGCCATGAGATGCGCACCCCGATGAACGCCATTATGGGCATGACGGCGCTCCTGCAGGACGTGCTGGGTGACCGCGAGGCGGAGGAGGACTACATCGGCAAGATAAATTCATCCAGCCGCTTTATGCTTGCCCTCATCAACGACGTCCTCGATATGGCGAAGATAGAAAGCGGCGAGTTTCTGCTGTACCCGTCGCGTTA
The window above is part of the Cloacibacillus evryensis DSM 19522 genome. Proteins encoded here:
- a CDS encoding PAS domain S-box protein, whose translation is MDGQKTISPLALLERFCVNDFCRRDAEGSLACLSKDVYWCGTSSNEDIHNICEARAYLEREIASRPAPYEMAFSGEDEETTPEGAGCASAKLTLTGEGRSAAGRVSIACIPEDGTARIRCLHMSMIDSFEKEAAAPSWGYAGEDGPKPLYDFVNSSLHGGMLGGYLDEPDMPFYFINEQLLNYLGYERREEFLAATGGKIANRVHPDERAAVMGSLFAQMESSDEYLLAPYRMLKKDGGFIWVTENGKRITAGDGRPAAVCLCIDVSAVVEAQERLRHGKKEMENILNSIPGGVAIYKVSDRFDTVYFSDGVPSLSGHTVEEYHELIKRDAAEMVYAADTERVVSAIREGLAKDTPIDITFRKRHTNGALIWVHLQGKKIGESDGFPLMHAVFHNISRETELYRDILNENNTIIQVSDLETREVLYANRAAAEFSGNPEGDFSGRLCYEFMMHRDSPCSFCHVPQLTKDNFLEAEQYLASKDRWYSVKGKLIEWNGRSAAVEYVSDITDSKRLHQRLETEKSSLENIINSIPSGICVYRLNGGVVELAAANSTIGDMLGVTREGLKDNISADIFRNIHPDDAALLKEKMAEARGGARRMECAYRLRSNATGEYRWVYHSANFIPEPDGSQTAYVCYTDISAQKAAEDKLKRQAEYLQRLYDTMPCGISQYSVNDLGGAKPYHYVNRRGREIYGVSEANEDRLAYARVHPDDRDEYTKMLKNVIANGEASSYELRFIRRDGGIFWISGIIERITDIAGNDIYQSVYNDITELKEAQLRAEEEYQLLSRRYDEELNNLKDVSGDHVSIMRINITKDVVEDLVDIHDGSIPFHCGMSAAEIVENMGPFFVSEESKAAFLDKIDYGNLIREFELGNNRLTFEQPFIDREGNLLWMELQITVRKHPDSGDLIAFFCERDITTRKQLADTFKMVVAQDYDAVIRLDGKHNRYELFVSEPSEGEPPACVANDYRRDIALYAERFIVPEDRERALREMEYADIVPRLERQDVYQVLFDTRDASGARCRKSIKYSYIDRQNQILLMTRQDITDAVAAEKRAKDEIAAALKRAELASLAKGEFLARMSHEMRTPMNAIMGMTALLQDVLGDREAEEDYIGKINSSSRFMLALINDVLDMAKIESGEFLLYPSRYEYKEFAGAIEAMIEPLCRRKGVEFVFDGNWPAAAVWVDKVRINQIFLNLLSNAVKFTPAGGRVEYRMPRADIRGGRVCCDYIIRDNGIGMSKEFQTRLFEPFMQENAAAGIGSRGTGLGLAIAKSIVDKMGGSLDIWSEEGKGTEIRLHLELDIAKDAPEAAAGGERADCAGALNGRRVLIVEDHPLNTEIARKLLEKKGMLVTAAANGAAAVETFVNSQEGCFDAVLMDICMPEMDGLTATKKIRKLPRADAESVPIIAMTANAFDDDRRKSEAAGMNDHLAKPIEPELLYSTLAKAISLYEKSRAGK